The Gallus gallus isolate bGalGal1 chromosome 6, bGalGal1.mat.broiler.GRCg7b, whole genome shotgun sequence genomic interval AGAGCGCTCGCCCCACATCAGCAACGGTAGTTCCGGCATACTGCAATTTCCCAATCCCCACGGGAATGCCTGCAAGGATTCCATCTGAAGGTTTAGGCGACATCCAAAGTTAGTGGGCgcttcagcagctgaaatagAAATGCTGTTCAGCTCCCCGGCCATATTTTCCAGACCGTGCCTCTAATAAGAACAGTACACTTGCATGCGTTCCTGAACTACAATGGGACAGGACAGTGATTAAAGTAGTGAAGCATAGCGCAGTATCTCTCTGGTAACATACATTGTGTATGGAATGGAGCGTAAAGGGAAATGAGATGAACTTTGTACAGCTCACCTTAATTAAGTCGTGTCCCGATGGAAATTAATTTGAATGTTAAAAGCATGTATATACATTGTCTGAGCTTTCTCTCAGTGCCCACTTCAAGCCACATGCACTGTCCCGGGTCTGTCAGTTCCGGGTGTTCACATACATTCTCCTATTCATCCAGCTGGCCGTCACTTTGTATCTTGCAAGTGGTTAACAGCAAATTCTATGGACAGTAAGAGTTACATCTTAGCACCTTTCCAAACATCTGCCAGCCAGCACACCACGCTTCAGCCCGACCACAGGCTTCTGAATTTCACACTGTTTCAGGAGGTTTTATTAAATTAAGACTGTGGAGCACCATGTTTTTGCCGGCCCCTAGTTTTACTTTGGTTTGTAGTCCCCCTGAGCAGTGAAGGTCTGCACGTTTGTTCCAACaagacttatttttcttattaattaatttattttttttttcctttttcttttgttcgGAATTGGGGCGATGGAAAGCGGAGCGGAGACGCACCCATCGGGGGCCCCTGGAAACCGTTAAGGCCGGGAACGTTCTTCGGAGGGGAGACGCTCTATCGCGCCGGTCGCGTCGGATGCAAAGCGACCCGTTTGAATTGGCACAATTACTTAACTTATCGATGAATCCCACAGTGCGGCGAGAAGGAGAAGCGCGTAACAAACTGTACTTCAAAGTGTAATTTAAGTCCCTAATTCAGATCCGGAGTCCGCACGTCAAACTGTCAGAGCCCCGGGCCGTCCCTAACGAGGCCGGCTGCGCTAAGGAGGCAACGACTCCCAGGtgccgcggggccgcggccggCCGGGCGCAGCTGCGCCTCGTCGGGAGCCGCGGGCGGGGCCCGCCCCAAAGCCTCTTAAGCTCCTCCGGAGGCTGCCGGGAGCCACGGGGGAGTTTCTGCGGTTGTGGATAGGAGACGGAGtgagttctgtttctttgtcGGGCCCTGACGCTGCTGAGGCTGAGAAGCGGTACGcggggttttttggggggggacGGAGCCTTGAGGTTCTCTTTAATGTTCTCGTGGTGTCGTTTTGTTTCAGGCTGCTGTGAGACCTTTCGCGGTAAGGACCAGCCCAAACAGGTGAGCGGTTCGAGTAGTAAGGGGACGGTGAGCGCTCGGGAGCCGCCAGGATCTCCGGAGCAGGCGGCTGTCGGACCCCGCTCTTCTCGGGGCCGGCGTTAGGTCGCCGCCGGGCTCCCCCGGCTGTGCGGAGCCGATACGGCATCGCCGCCGTCGCCCGGCCGCCGTCGCATTCTTGGAGGCGGCTGCCGCTCAGACCCCCGAGTTCTCGCGCAGCCCCGGGGTGCTCTCAGCCCCCCCCATCCTCGGGATTTCTTTCAGCGGGTGCTTCAGTTCTTCAGGCTCTCCTCGGTAGGAGCGAACGCGATGGGGCCGTATTCGtgcagcctctgtgctgccGGGAGAGGGAAGCGAAGCGAAGGGTTGTTGAAACAAAAGGTTTCTCGTGTTGCAGGCTGAGcgagggctgcagcagaggctcTCATCGGCCCGAAGCAGTGAGCTCGTGGAAGCGGTGAGTGTTTGAGAGTCGCTCGGTAAGATCTCTCGTGTTGGGGCTCCTGTAGGGTTGCTGCTCGACTGCCTCTGTCTTTGGGATCGGCACGGCGCCGCCGCTGGGCTCCCGTGTGGCTTTTTAGTAGGACCGGCACGGGGCCTCCGCCCGAGACCGAGCACGATCCCGGGGTGGCCTCGGCCACTGCGGAGTGTTTTGCGGGTGCTCTCACCCATCCCGTTTCCAGCGGTGGGAGCGAGCAGGTTGGGAccgtggtttttttttttcccgccTCTTCCTTCCCGTGTAACTGCAGGAGCACGATTTAGGTTCCCATCGTGGAGACCTGGCAGGGCAGCTCGCACGACTGGAGTGCTGTCGTGgatggctctgttctttttaggaaagacagaCCGGCCAGGCGGTGGAGTCTCTCTTCGAGGGAGAGAACGGGAACGTATCGAGCTCCACCTAGGGGTGAATGAAGAACCAGCGGAGCGTTTGTGCGTGAGGCTGAAGAGGCAGGTAAAAGTGGGTAACATGAGTGGTGGTGTTGGTCACAGACCAGGGTGAGGAAGCTGATAGACcttctgcacacagctggaaaTGGTGCCCACAGCTGTGAGGCTAGTTCTCATGGTAGGCTCCAGGAGTTTCCTGCAATGTGTCAAAGGTAAGATCTTCTGACACAGGTGATGAAGGAGGCATTGAGGAGaggggctgctggagctccCTATTGCAGAAGAGCCATTTGGGGACAGGAAGGCCAGGGGCAGCCTGGAGCGTGCCAGTCGTGAGACCACAGTGTTTGGGATCTTGTGTGGAAGCTGCAAAGCAATGAGTAGGATTGAAACACTGGACTTGGAGGGAGCCAAGTTTGTCCTCTTGAAGGGCCTACTTGGAGGTAACCCTTGCTCAAGCATAGGAAGGGGTCCTGTGAATGCTGGAGCATTACTTCGTCCATGCTGAGGTGCGCTGcgtcccaaggaggaaggaactGCGCCGGAATGGTGGGGGACCTGCAGGGCTGACTGAGGAACTtgaaggggagaaggaagagagaggctgaggaaggccaagtCCCTCTGAGTATCAGCTTTGGGAGGGAGGTCAAGGCTAATGGAAGTTTGTCAACAGGAGAGACTGGAGAAATTGCAGGCCTGTGCTTTACAAGGCGGAGGCCTCTTGGGTTTCAGTGGTTTCTGCTGAGAGTGCTCCTGGGGAACCTGGGGTCCTGGAGGAGAGAGTCCCTGAGGAAGGATGTCTTCCCCTCAGTTGCGGAGGAGCTGGTCAAAGGTAGTTCAGGCAGAAAGGAGGCCAGCAAATCTCTGAGCTGTAGAGGGCTATGTCTGTGCCCGCTGAGAGCTGGCAGCGGTGACTGGCAATAGCTCTCTGTCactttttccctgctgtttcctgtgggaaaggtacctgaagactggaggatgGCGGATGCCACCGCAGCCTTCAGAAAGGGTGTGGAGGATGGCGTGTGCAACTTGGAGGTAGGTTGGCCTCATGTCTGTTCCTGGGGAGGTGACGCAACAGCTTGTTGCAGGTGTCATTGCCATGTGACTGGAGGAGAAGGTATTTGCAAGGAGCAGTCCAGGTGGATGGACAGAGGAGAAGTCATGCCGGACCAAAAGGTAGCTTTGTGCGTTGTCTTGATTGTGCAGTTAGAGGAGAGGAGGGTGGCAGATAGCAATGCCTGCTGTGCAGGAGCCCAGTTGACGGGGATGAGTGGCGTGTGTGTGGCAGTAGGGGGGCAGTGTGCATGTTTGGTATCACCAGAATTTCTCAttcaagaggaagaagaatgatttcccTGTGAGCGGGATGGGAGAGGAGTGCCtggggaggttgtggagtccgGTTCCCTGGGCCCCGTTCCAGTTGCGTGTGGGTGCTTTGCAGTGGGGCCTTGGCATTCTGTCTGGCTGTGTGATCTGTGCTCTTGTTGCAGGGTGAAGGCTGCAGAGAGGATTGGCTGGAGCAGGTGTGCAGTTTTCCCAGTGGTGGGATGAAGGAGGTGAGAGAGGGGGAGCCCCAGGCGGGAGCCCTCGTGGTGGAGGGCTGCCCCCAGGAGCGCCCCCTTGGAGGTGGTTGATGGAGGTCTCTGTGCAGGTTCAGGCTGGAGGCAGGATCCTGGTGGTGTGAGTGGGGCGCCCCTGTGGAGCAAGGTGAGCTGCATGTTACCTGTGAGGTGGGTGGTGCCCCGGGGCTGGAGGCAGTGGCTGTGTGGGTGACGATGTGCTTTTGTGACAGGGTGGAAGGTGTGTGGCAGGTCCTGTCCCGGAGGAGTGGAGTTAAGGGTCCTGGCGTGGCTGTTTTCCTGCATGGAAGATGGAGATCCTGGGagctgtgatgaggaggagcagagccagcaggtaGGCCTGGGGTGTTGTGCTGTCTTGGCTCTGTTTGTGTTTGCTTAGGTGGCTGGCTGGCTTTGGTGTGTAAGAGGTTTGTGTTGGTGATGTGGCAGGCTTGTTTGCTGGTGGTCTTGtggtggggctttttttttttttggttaggAGGCTGGTGGTAGAAAGTGGCTTGGGTGGTTTTGGTGTGGTAGGTGGAGTTGGCTTTGTGGTGTGCTGGTTGTTGggtttggtggtggtttttcttGGGAGCTGTCTGGCTTTATTTGGTTGTTGGCAGTACAGTGGCAGGCTGGTGTGGTGGTCTCTTTTGTCTTCTGGTGGCCtttggtgtgtgtgttttttgttttgaggCTGGTGGAGGGAATGTCTTGTGGCTGGTTGTGTTGGGTATGAGGTTGGTTGTGTGGGCAGTagtgtggtgtttgttttggaGCTGTGTGGTGAACAGCCAAGAGCAGAGCCTGCCCTGGGGGTGGGCTGTGCTCTTGGCTGGTGGTGGGGGGCTGTGCAGTGGGGATTGCACTATCtcaaagagattatttttttttgggtgggaggtggggatggtCAGTCTCGGAAGTgcagggggggtggggggtgggaggagagctcccctggggggggggagggggagagccCCCTCCtgagtggggggggggctctccttcctccccaccctctcCACTCAGGGGGAGTCCCCTCctgggtggagggagggggcTCCCCCTGAGTGgagagggtggggaggaaggagagcccCCTCCTGAGTGGGGGGgggctctccttcctccccaccctctcCACTCAGGGGGAGTCCCCTCctgggtggagggagggggcTCCCCCTGAGGGGGGGGGTGTGCCCCCTcctgggtggggggagggggctcccctgggtgggggggagagggagaggtaGTGTCCCCCCCCTGGCTGGGGGGCTCCCCTTGtgtgggggagtgggggggcCCCCCTCCTGGCAGAGATGTCTCTTCCCTGGGTGCTGGAGTGGCTCCTGTGTGGCAATGGCTGCTTTGTGTGGTGCTCCTGGGCtgaaaagaggaggagaaaaaagtttTTAGTGTTGTTCTTCAAAGCTCAGGTAAGCTCCCTTGGAACCAACTCCTCTTCTTGTGACTTAAGAGGCTGCTTGTTCTCTGTAGTCGTGGACTGCACcctgggggggttgggggaagTGGCTGGAGGTCATGTTTACTCCCTCACACCACAGGCAAACCATCTCTAGCTATGTAGGATGGATACTGTAGCAGCCTAAGTAGACTGAGACCCTCAGGAaggagggcagctgctgctctgctctctgactTTAGCATGCTGCTcttggagggggaaaaaatcagaCAAATGGGAAAATTAAAGGAGGGAAATGCTGATGACCTCTCCCTCTTGTGACAGGTCTCTAACAAGGCCAACTTGGTGTTGtgtttataaaaatgaagatgtcTCCTTGTGGGGATAGGGCATAATACTAAAGAGCATGCCTCTCAAAGTGCACTGGGTTGAATTAGTGGGTGGGAGACTTGAAACTTAAAAATGGGTAACTTTGTAATAGTGGGAAAACCAGGTCCCCTGTTTGAGAGAGGTCTTCCTCTTGCTTTACAGTTTCCCTTCAGCAAGAAGCTATGGGGAGCTTCTAGGTCTAATGCTGTTCCTCTGCTTTTGAGGTATGCCCCTGAAATACTGGTACTGGAGTCAGCCTCTGCGGGGTCTAAGTGGGTGCTGAGGGGTCCTTTCTCTGGAAGAACTACTGGCTGGTGACGGCTTCTTGTAAAGATGGTTTCTACTGTGGGTGGAAAGGCTCTGTTCTACATGTGGGAACGGGGATGCCTAAGAATATCTGTGCTAAAATGGAATGGGTAGGAAGCTAAAGCTCTTGTAGTTGAGTTGTCTCCAGCTTAAAACAAAAGTGCAATAAATCCTTACTTACCACAAAAAAGAGGGGGCACCTGCTATTTCTGTGCTTGgggcttcttccttccctggcTGATGCCATTGGTTCAGCAATCTTGAGGGatgagaaaggggagaaaaatgatGCCTTTGGTCAGCTGTTTAGCATTGCatgttctgtaaaataaataaaaagtgagaCTTATGTCAATAACAAATGCTTACAAATCATCTACTTCAACAGTACAATGCCTCAGACTCACTTCACTCACCAGATGAAATCTCTGAGGATCTTTCCTGTGTCTGTATTGTTGCAGCTGAATTTCTGCACGGCAGCCTTTCTCGAATGCAGTAGGGCTTCCCTGGCTTGAAGATGGGTGTGCTGTCCTGAGGGAGGAGCAGTGTTGACTGTCTTACAGTgaccttctgctttcctttaagAAGAGTCCACTAAGAACTGTATTGGGTTTTTCAGTAGGTAACTCAGGAGAGGGCTTCTCGGTGAAATCCTTTGTGTTGAATTGCAGTAAGTTGAGTATGTGAACCTTCCTCCCAAACTGAGACCGAACGCCAGCAAAAATGCCAAATATGTTGTCCTGTTTCCCTTTATAACAAAAGATGTGGTACTTTGCTGGGGTTGCGCCTTTGTGTTCAATGTTTGTATGCAGTATATTGTATCCTCATGTGGGAGTCTGCCATTATTAACTGCACTGTTAATAACTGttattattaatataatatattaatataaactgtaaattaataataaaaactgtaattattattaataaatttaCAGTTTATAATCCAGTTGTGCTGTGATAGAAGTTCAGCAGCTGGATAATGCAGGATAGAAAATGGAGTTGACAGAGATGCAAAACAACTCTCCTACTGCCTTGACTTGAACTGTGTCTCAGTGTGCTATTACACTGACTCATTAGTGCAAGCAGATGTGTACCATGAGGAAGGGCTGTTTTCTGATGTGGGATTTAGTTCTTGGGCCCGCTTTCCTGACAAGGGTTTTCTTTACCTACTCCCATGGATGATAAATGCTTTGAACTAGACCAGAGGATAAGACTTCCTCCTTTTCTAACCCAGGCTTTCTCTTGAGCAGGAGGCTGTCACTGGAACACACAGGAACAGTCAGAGCAATTACTGAATTGGACTGTCTGAGCTGAAAGTTGATGGTGCATCCCTCTGGTAGAGGGAATGCAAAAAAGAGAGGTCTTGAATCAGTAGTGAGTTTATTGCTGAAGAGCAAAGATTCGTATCTCACCCTAAGCTGGGTGTTTTTCACTGCCACACGCCCAGTCATTTCACTATACCCATGTTCTGCCTGGTACCACTCTGACTACCTTCTACCACTAACAACCAGAATGGCTGAGCAAGGAGTACTGTTTGCAGCTAGGAAGCCAAAAACAGCCAAAAACCCTTCTGTTGCTTCCTTCTGTGTTCTGTGGGGGTGCACAGTCAGAAGAGAGCTTCCACCATGCATACCAGTCCTTATAAAGTATCTTTCCTTATGAACACCAGTACGGACTCCCTTTCACTGTCTCTTTTAGCTGGAGACCTGGGCTGTGCATCTGTGTTCCTCCATCTACAATGAGAAgaaagggtttgttttttttaatttcattgttgtaacaaataaaaatcaagggAGCTTGGCAACTGTGTTTGACTGTGAGTGGTTCTAGAAGTCTGACCTTTATTCTTCTGTCATTCATATTGAACACTGATCCCTAGGTGCACAGTGCATGAGGAAGCTCTAACCTTCTCCAGTTTCTACACTCACTTGAAGTAATTATGGCCATAGTCATTTCCCTTCCACATCAACATTGGTTACTGTACTGAGCAGATAAATCCCTTCCCCCAAACCTATGAGGCTGCATGACAAACCATGGGGACTCCATGtggaaataacagtaaaaaaaagcCATCCAGGGCTAAGAGGAGGTCTTTCAAACTTGATGTGATATGTCTGTTCCTCAGGGGTTCATATGGTCTCGTGTACTTGACACTGCAAAAAAACAGTAGCAGAAGCAGTGAAACTAGGGAAAGAGGAAGGTTTCAGATATCACCTTGTAAAGCTCATTGCTCACAGCATAAGCTCTTCAGACTACCTCGACACACGGGCCTTGGAGAAGTCAGGCACAAGCGCTTATCCTTCTAAATGCCTTTCCCAAGAGCTGAGACCCCACAAACTTCACACGCCTAGCAAAAGCGCACAGGAATGGGTCTCCAAGGAGGAAAAGCGAGCTCGCCTGTCAGTACTGCCAGGGAAGACAGTGGTGGAGACTGTTGGGCTGATGTCctcttgtgttgtttttaatgctaGTCCGCTAAAGTAGGATGATCAAACAAATGTACATTCCTAAAGTCATCCTCTGACTCACTGAACCCTCTTCTctatttttccccctctaagtcagaatattttacttttttgtccTAAACAAAAATTATCTAGGAAATATCCTTTTTGGCAGCCCAAATTGTTAGCAGCACAGAACATTCTCTGCTCACAGAAGCCTTAGTTCTATTTATCCCACAGAAGTTACGTGCCGTTAAGAAGGCCTACCTGAAGAAACAGACAAGAATTTCAGTAGTTTTGAGAAAGgtgaattttcatttaagatTTTTTCAGGGATCGCAAGGCTAGACTTGCATCGAGAGGAAATGAAGTTAGCCAAGCGGCATTATTTCAGACAGGTTCTGCTTCTGCAACATTCAATATGCTTCACAGCTTTCAGTTAACTCGGGCAGAGGAGGCTCATTATGAAATTACTACATAAAATTGAGTACAGCACTCcatgtgcagaagaaaaaagaattttatgtatgtatgtatgtatacacattCTGAAATGCTGAGTTAGAAAGGAGCATGAAAGGAGCGctttaaggatgcctttctgagagcacaagagttCTCCAGCCCCCAGCAGTTCAGATGAAACTGATCTCGGCaggagatttaaaaacaaacaaacatagaaCAGGGAGGGATTTCTACAGGTACACTGCTCGCAGGAGAAATGAACGAGGAAAGCATACTCACTCTCATAAGTGAGAAAGGGCAACGACAGACAGAGGGAAGCCTGAGGTGCTCAAGGAGCTCTTCAATCTTTGCTGGCAGTCAGGATTTCCATAGCTCTCATGTCCCTAAACCTCTGGCCAGGGACTGGGGGAATCAAAATCCCTCACCCAGTAAGAGAAGAGCGAGTCTGAGACCACCCAATGAGTCTAAGTGTGTACAAGGCTATGGGGCCTGATAACACGCATCCCAGGGTCAGGGCCTTGCTAGATATGAGCGCAGACcaggagaagaactcactgaggtCAGCCTTACAGAGAACTTGAGGGTTCCAGTGTACTAGAAGCTCCgtgtgagccagcagagtgcacttccagcccagaaaaccaagggcatcctgggctgcaacaaGAGAGGGAGgcgattgtccccctctactctgccctggagACCTGTGCCTAGGGCCCTCAGCATGAGAGAGAACGTGGAGCTGATGGAGTGGGTCCAGGGGAAGGCCACAAAGACGAgcaaagagctgcagcactCCTCCTATCATGAAAAGTTGACAGAATTGGATTTGCTTACCTAGGAGAAGAAAATGCCTCATTGTGgcttctagtacttgaagggaacttataaacaggagggggactAACTTTTTATGGGGTCTGTGTAACACtgtaatgtgatggaaagtacacCAATAACAGCAGTGTGGCATAGCCcatggctgcagcaaatgagaacaagcccaagcCCAAGCCCAAGCCCAAGCCCAAGCCCAAGCCCAAGCCCAAGCCCAAGCCCAAGCCCAAGCCCAAGCCCAAGCCCAAGCCCAAGCCCAAGCCCAGCAGCGggtgcagaaacaaacaaaagcagctgcttaccttcagaaggcctctaGGAGTCAGGAATTACAAGCAAGacaccctcacctccactgctgacccttaaatgaggcctgggaaggggcagatcctggctccacccctcccggtcactcagctgcattgtgtgcacctgagctcccctgggttggccctgccttcccaccaggtgcgCAATCACCTGTTCAAGGTGTGATTTGGCATTTCCACTACGacctgatagtgacaggacaaggcggaatggctttaaactaaaagagaggagatttaggttaggtatcAGGAGACAGGAATTTCTTTCTCGAGGTACTGAGGCACAGGCATAGGATGCCCGGGGAGGTTGTGAATAACTTGTCTCTGCAGGCGTTcgaggccaggatggatggggctctgagcagcccaaTTGAGTGGGTGGCAGCCCGGCCCGTGGCAGAGGTGTTcgagctcaatgatctttgaggtctgaGCCATACTGTGATAGAAATCAGTCAACAGAGGCCAAGccaattgttttttgtttttttttcttgcatcacATACAACAACATAAGCCATTCCTATGTTAAGAGCAGAGCACTGATGTGGTTTTTGGTCAGGTTGTCTTTTGAGGACATTCTATTCATCTTTGAAAAAGTACTCATTGTACAAGCGAAGTGTTTGTCCCTCTGGCAATTTTCAAGTCCCCAGCGAGGCAGTGTTCAAGTTAGTGGTCACATCGCTGGACTCATGAATGGTT includes:
- the LOC107050073 gene encoding uncharacterized protein LOC107050073, yielding MESGAETHPSGAPGNRGNDSQVPRGRGRPGAAAPRREPRAGPAPKPLKLLRRLPGATGEFLRLWIGDGAAVRPFARVLQFFRLSSAERGLQQRLSSARSSELVEADRHGASARDRARSRGGLGHCGVFCGCSHPSRFQRWERAGKTDRPGGGVSLRGRERERIELHLGVNEEPAERLCVRLKRQLEMVPTAVRLVLMVGSRSFLQCVKGKVPEDWRMADATAAFRKGVEDGVCNLEVGWPHVCSWGGDATACCRCHCHVTGGEGICKEQSRWMDRGEVMPDQKQGEGCREDWLEQVCSFPSGGMKEVVDGGLCAGSGWRQDPGGVSGAPLWSKGGRCVAGPVPEEWS